ACAATTCAAAACCGTTGTATTCTACCATAGATTGCAAGAGAAAAGGGCGAGAAAATGATGAGATCCTGACAGTTTAAGTGACGGGTTTTGCGGGAACCGGTCATCATGACCCTCGCCAAATAATGAGAACGCTCTCATTATTCGAATGATCGGTCCATACACTACGTAGTTAATTTCACAAGCGACTTTAAAAATAATAAAAATAAAACAGCTTTATCACGCTGGTTCTAGGCGCTATTGATTACTAGTCTCCAAAAATAGATTATATTTTCACAAGTGAATTATACCAATATAAATGAAACCTTGCTAAGAATGATTGACCAGAGAAATCAAAGCACTAAGGTGAAGGTAGTAACAGATTGAGAACAATTGAGTTGTTCACTTGAAAAAGTAGTCAAAAGAGGAGATCTTGATATGGCAACAAAAGCAGCAGATCAGTTAGTCAGCGTTTTGATGGATTGGCAAGTGAAGCACGTTTTTGGCCTACCAGGCGATTCGATTGATACGACCGTCGATGCGTTGCGCCGTCATCAAGACAAGATTAAGTTCGTTCAGGTTCGGCATGAAGAAGTTGCGGCACTAGCTGCCTCAGCAACGGCTAAGCTGACTGGTGGCCTTGGCGTTTGCCTGTCAATCGGTGGTCCGGGTGCCATCCATCTGTTGAACGGCTTATATGATGCCAAAATGGATCACGCCCCGGTTTTGGCATTGTTGGGACAGGTCACGACCAGCAATCTGAATGAAGGCTTTTTCCAGGAAGTCAATACGCCTAAGCTGTTTGATGACGTGGCGGTTTACAATAAAACGGTCATGGCTTCGGATAATTTAGGCCAGATTATCGATACGGCGATTCGAACCGCGTTTACGGAAAAAGGCGTAGCGGTTTTGACGATTCCGGATGATTTGCCGGATCAAAAGGAAACGACGAGTTATCGTGACAGTGCTGCGGCTTTTGCATTGAATGTACCGGAAGTTGATCCTAAACAGCTGGATGATGTGGCATCGCTGTTGCAGAAGTCGCAGAAGCCATTAGCTTTGATCGGCCGTGGGGCGGAACATGCCGGGGAACAGGTTCAAAAGTTTGTTGAGGCTAACCACATCCCGTTTATCCAAACGATGCCGGCCAAGGGAACAGTTGCGGATGATCACCCTAATAGTCTTGGCAATGTCGGTAAGCTCGGCACCAAGCCGGCTTATGAGGCGATGAAGGCAACGGATTTGCTGTTCATGATCGGCACCAACTACCCGTATACAGCTTACTTACCTGATGAAGGACAAGCAAAATGTGTCCAGATCGATACGCAACCAGAGAATCTGGGCAAGCGGTACTCAGTTGATGTGGCGGTTGATGGCGATGTCGAAACCTTTTTGACCGAACTGAACGCCAAGGGGTCGTTGCGTGATGACGATCGCTTCCTGAAAGCTTGTCAGAAGAATATGGAAAGTTGGGACAAGTGGATGGCCGAAAAGCGTCTGTTGACCACGAACCCAGCCTCACCAGAAGCAGTCTTTGCCACGATTGATCAGACTGCGCCAAAAGATGCGGTTTACTCAGTTGATGTCGGGACGTCGACGTCATGGGGTGCCCGTTTTCTAAACGTTCAACCAACGCAGAAATATACCATTTCGGCTTGGTTAGGCACGATGGGTTGCGGCTTGCCGGGCGCGATTGCCGGGGCCGAAGCCTTCCCGAAGCGGCAAAATATCAGTGTGGCCGGTGATGGCGCGTTTGCCATGGTCATGCAGGATTTCGTTACCGCGGTTAAATACAAGCTGCCCATTATCATGGTTGTTTTGAACAACCAAAAGTTGGCCTTTATCGAATATGAACAGCAAAGTGCCGGTCAGCTGAATTATGAAATCGATTTGGCGGACATGGACTATGCCAAGATTGCTGAAGCTGCTGGGGGCGTTGGTTACACAGCCCACAGCAACGACGAGTTCAAAGAAGCGTTGACTAAGGCCTATCAGGAAACGGAGAAGCCGGTTTTGATCAACACCTATGTTCAAGACGACGCCCCGCTACCAGGCAAAATTGTCGGCGAGGAAGCGAAGGGTTACATGAAGTATGGCTCCCAGTATCTCGAAAATTACTGGAAGATTCCATCCATGCCACCGTTGAAAGACATTATGCGGCAGTTCTTTTAAATCGGGGTATTTGCTAACTCTAGGGAAACGCAACAGGCAGCGAGAGTTGTTTGGAATATAAAAAATCGCTCTTAGCAATGGAGACTAAGAACGATTTTTTTAATATTGGTAAAAAGATGTTATTCAAAAATTTTGCCGGAAATTGGTGTAACCGTTTTGTTAGGTGTCATGCACGAGTGGTTAAATTTCATTACCACTCGGCTTGCCCCAATCTAGTTCGCCTCCATGCTTGACTTTCTTTGAGTAAGTTAAAACGTCAAAATCAATAAACCGTTCTTCCAGTTTTGAAGGACTTTTTTTCTTTTCAATGATTAAACGGCCTTTGCCATCTATATGCATCTTTACCAGTTGGTCATCGAGATCATCAATTCCCATTTTTGCCAGCATTGTTTTTGAAATGATGACACCTTGAGAGTCTCCCCAGCGTTTAATCGTCGTTTCCATAACAGATCCCCCTGTTGCCAATAGTTGCTCGATCAAAATCGCGATCACTCGCGCAGATAGAGTTTAACATACGCTTATACAACCGCTAAAGGGATCCGAGCCACGTAGCCATTTCCTTATGCCATGCCTTACGCGCGTCAGTGCCTGGTGACATGTTGTTTAACGTGATGTGCGCTAATTGTTTGTCAAATGAAACGTCAAAGTAGGCCCAGTACCCAAATACGTGACCGTTGTGCGCCAGCCATCCCGGCGTTTTGGACTTCATCCAGCCCATCCCATAAAAATCGTGCGTCAACGTTAATGCCTCATGCCAAGCTGACGTAGGTAAAATCTGCTGATGCAAGGTAGCTTGCGCCCATTTAGCCAAATCGGTGACCGAACTGACCACGGCGCCATCGCCACCGGTGTAATCGCCGCGACCTAAAGCCACTGGTTGGCCGTTGGTAAAATCTAGATCGTCGTAGCTATTTGCCTCGGCGGTCTGCGTTCCGAAACGGGTTTGGACCATGCCCAACGACTGGAAAAAGTGCTGTTCGATGAAAT
Above is a window of Lacticaseibacillus casei DSM 20011 = JCM 1134 = ATCC 393 DNA encoding:
- a CDS encoding pyruvate oxidase, which gives rise to MATKAADQLVSVLMDWQVKHVFGLPGDSIDTTVDALRRHQDKIKFVQVRHEEVAALAASATAKLTGGLGVCLSIGGPGAIHLLNGLYDAKMDHAPVLALLGQVTTSNLNEGFFQEVNTPKLFDDVAVYNKTVMASDNLGQIIDTAIRTAFTEKGVAVLTIPDDLPDQKETTSYRDSAAAFALNVPEVDPKQLDDVASLLQKSQKPLALIGRGAEHAGEQVQKFVEANHIPFIQTMPAKGTVADDHPNSLGNVGKLGTKPAYEAMKATDLLFMIGTNYPYTAYLPDEGQAKCVQIDTQPENLGKRYSVDVAVDGDVETFLTELNAKGSLRDDDRFLKACQKNMESWDKWMAEKRLLTTNPASPEAVFATIDQTAPKDAVYSVDVGTSTSWGARFLNVQPTQKYTISAWLGTMGCGLPGAIAGAEAFPKRQNISVAGDGAFAMVMQDFVTAVKYKLPIIMVVLNNQKLAFIEYEQQSAGQLNYEIDLADMDYAKIAEAAGGVGYTAHSNDEFKEALTKAYQETEKPVLINTYVQDDAPLPGKIVGEEAKGYMKYGSQYLENYWKIPSMPPLKDIMRQFF
- a CDS encoding AbrB family transcriptional regulator; translated protein: METTIKRWGDSQGVIISKTMLAKMGIDDLDDQLVKMHIDGKGRLIIEKKKSPSKLEERFIDFDVLTYSKKVKHGGELDWGKPSGNEI